Below is a window of Carassius gibelio isolate Cgi1373 ecotype wild population from Czech Republic chromosome B23, carGib1.2-hapl.c, whole genome shotgun sequence DNA.
GTCTGTCCACGGCGCTCTCGGAGCTCATTAGAGGATTATTGATGCCAGTGGAGGAGCTGGCCGGCCAGAGGAGGAGACGTGTTTAAACACTGCTGTCATGGCTTTAAATGTCTCTTATCACTTTGCTAATTAGTGCTGTTTGCTAAAGAATTACTTTACCTCACGGGTCGGGGGTTTTCAACAAACCCCTTAAAATGAATGTTAAACTTTGGGGTGTAATTTCATCCTGCACTGAAtaatgggtagcactttattttacagtcctgttccccatgtaaatactatgtacttattatagtaattacaataactatgtaataactaggtactaaccctgaacctacccctaaacctaaccctaccccgtgtagttaccttgtattaccagaactttcttagataaatacactataagtacatgtaagtacaatAAAGTGCAAGCGAATAATGTCTAATATGAAGATATTTGTatccatttattttttgctggccaacatgaaaaaaaaaaatcctagagACTTAACTGGAAGGAAGAACTCTGGTGTTGCCAAATCCTCTGTTTCCCTGCAGAACTGGGATACTTTCATAATGTTGCTCCAGGGCTTTTTTCTGAGTTAAAGTGAAATCATCAACCCGGGGGTgaatttcccaaaagcatcgttagatAAATATAGTTATAAGTTCCTTTGACCTTTATTGGTAACGATGGAGCTTGTGACCGTAAGTGCTTTTGAGAAACGCACACCAGAACATCATTTCTGACGGAGAGGAACCCCCGGCCAGAACACAATTTTGCTAGTCCGTTTTTCCTGAAACAATCATAATGCTGAATCTGCTATATTTGTCTTACAAACAAACTGGACTGGAGAGTAGATTAACATAGGTGGATTTGAACTTGAAAAATGATGTGTATTGACGTCTTTCTGTGGTTTAAACAAGAtatcttctgatgttcattcatgtttatttcatgctataactagTATAAAGGAAGAGATGATCGGCTCACATGCCGCTTGAACTGAGGAGCTACAGCTatctattacaattaaaacatttaaaagccacaattttatttattgtttgaatatcttaaaaaaaatgccACGTTTGAAAGCCGAGACTTGGTTTCATAACCACAGTACTGTGAGAGTGGCATGGCTTGTCAGACTTTGCAATAGTAATGAAGGGGGGCAGGTCTTTACAAAGGATAAAATGGGTTGGTTTTGTTACACAGACCTGGCAATCCTGAAGGACTCGAGCCATATCTAGATACCAGAATGTCATAGAGATTTAAatgtggggtaaaaaaaaaacacccagcaACTCTTTACCTTAGCAGCCACTCAGTGACACCTTTGCAACCATCTGGAAGACCTTAGCAGCCACATACCAACATTCTAAAATCCATTCAGAACACCTTAACCACCACATAagaaataccctagcaaccatttttagcaatgccttagcaaccacccagatcactTAATGAACTCCTAGCAACTGCAACatgcaacaccttagcaactgcacatTAACATcatggcaaccacccagaatacTCTAACTACCATCTAGCAATGCTTTAGCAACTCTCCAGTCCCTAGCAGCCACGAGGACGTGATAGTAAGAGAAACTGGATATTTGTGAGGAGAGAATGGAAATGAGATCAAATTTGCATCTGGTCTGACTTTAAAGTCTATGAAATGACATTTCATTCTGAACTGCTTTACATTCTAGTTGTAAAATGGGTGTCAAATGGCTAGTCAGATTTACTTGAAGGACTTCTTAATGCTCTCTTTGTCTTTGGTTCTGTGCTTAGCACTCTTCATTAACACAGGTTTCTTTGTCTGTTTAGGTGTCCAGAGAGCCTGGGAAAACAGAAGAGCGTGGATCCGAGAACATGGAAGATAAAGGTACAGAATCAAATGTGGCACTAAATGCACACACCAGTCTTGCACAATATGTTTTCAGTTACATGATCTCACATCTTGAACTTCCCGCTTCCTTTTCGCAACACCGTGGAAAGTGCTGATGGCAGTTCTGTGGAAATTCCTGTTTCCCATTCCCACTTTGACCTTGTGGCACACATACTTTTTTTACCATTGTATTTCATCGAGTTATCAGAGACCTTACTGACTAATCTGGCTCTCTTTCTTCCGTTTTTCACAGAAAGCCTTGACTCTGGAGTCAAAACAGAGTCCACCCCTCTCAGGGACCGCATGGCCATGTACCACGCAGCTGTGACTAAGCACGATTTCCCTTCCTCCCCCACTGTGAGTGACAACCCCTCCACCCCCTTCACCATAAACACTGCCTCCGTTACTATCACTCCGTATGATTTCATCACATGCAAATATTGTCTTTCTGCTGACTTGATACTATTTGCATCTGGTTTGAAGGGATAGTTCCTCCCAAATTGagaagtctgtcatcatttaatcgtgttgttccaaacccgtgctttttccaattaaaaatgaaacttttaaGTCGCTGAAAATCCCCAAGAATCTTGCCCGAGGCCTTAGATCTTTTCGAGTTATCTCCAATTTGTGAATGAAAAGAATGAATCCATTCATAAAACCCACCTTAATGATTAATGCATTGATTATGGTTCATTCAGACTTCAGGACCATCCGAGAATAATGACATACATTTTGGCCAGCTGAGTCGTATAAGACCATTTTCTAAAGTTTTATGTCTTCGGGCCTCATCCATCGCATTTGCATGAGAAAACAGCAAAAAGCAATCAGttgaaaaagttattttgtgtTGCATCTTACAGTTTTGGATTGAAATGCCTTCCGGATCATAAAATGATAATAGAATGCTCATTTTAGTGTGAATTGTTTCTTTAAGGGAGCACATGAACAAAGATAACCTTTTCACTTTTTGTGTTCCTGTTTCAAGCAGAGTGAGCCAGCAGACAATGAAGTCCGCAGTCACAGTGGGAAGCAGAAGGAAAATGTGCCGCCACTGTCTCCTGATGTGGTAAGAACTGATAAAAAGAAATTCTCTGACTGAACAGACCctgattgtttttgttaatgtactgTATGATACTGGCATTAGAGTGTACATGCACATTGTTTGGCTTCTTATTCATTCATCGAACCACTCGCCCCACATCTGACTTTCTTTTTTGGGCTAACATCATGAATccctttgattttttttcaaaatgactcCAATCTTCCTCCTGCTTTTCATGATGCAGTCAATTCcgatgcatttatttttgtagaataTCTGGTTTTAGTCAGATGTCACATTATGAAAGCAGAATGGGTTACAAATGAGGTTAACTAATTTTACacaactgattattatttttattattattgattagtAATGTTTCTGGCACTGTAGACTTACTAGGTCTCTTTCTATCTGCAGGGCTCTGAATCCAACACTTTGAAAAGTCCCAGTTCAGACAGGAATGGTGAGTCTCTTGCAACCATACTAACATACAAATCATGAGCAAATTTTCTACTTGTTATTAATCTAGGTTGAACTGTATTGCAAGTATTTTGACAAATAGTGAGACTGATAATGCTTTATTTTATGACTAAACTCAGTGTTTTATCAAATAGATGCACTGTTAGTCACTTGGAAGTCAGCGCCCTCTAGAGATAGTTTTGCTGAACCTCTAACTCTCGTCTCTAATTTTACAGGCACCGTTATGAGTCCTGAACAAAACCAACCTAAAACTGTTAGGGTGAGTATTCAAACAatattagcttttatttgtatcttttagTTCGGTGACACAGTTTTATCTCTGTATTTTTCCTAAAACATTTGTATGTGTTGTTGTAGATGTTCCGTTTGCCTGTCCGTGAAACCTGCATCATGTGCCTTAAGACTGTGTACCCGCTAGAGAAACTTGTAGCGAATCAGCAGATTTACCACAACAGCTGCTTCCGCTGTGCCTACTGCAACACTAAACTCAGGTGAGGACGAGACTCCACCATGGCCTGCTCCTGTACTGAAACACTTGATGTGGGCAGAAGCAGGCACAAGACTGTAGGGTGTCCTATTCGTCAGTTTATGATCATACGTTTGCTCACCCCATGCATAGCCAGTGTTACTTGTGAAGTTTTTGTCCACTGACAAAAATATATGCTtagtcaatatttttttatatattagtcatttttttgttttttattgacatcTAATTTTACTGttaagacttttattttttttaaactaccgCACATATTGTCTTTTGAAATAACAGAGTATACTACTGAGGTTCAATCCATAAAGAATTCACAAGGAATAAGGAAAACTTTTGAAACTATATACTTATATTGGCCACGTCCACCTCAGCAGAATACGGTTGTCAGTTCTGTATTTGAGTGCTTTATAATAAGTTCACACGTGTCGattatttacaataatacaaaccgtcaatagtaaaaaaaataaataataataataattcagtaaaaTAGTTTCGCAGCTGAAAAGCTAGATGTATGGAAAATGCAGTGGAaggtttatgatgtttatgaggAAGAAATGAGTTCAACAAAAGATTTCGGgatgaaaacatgacaaaaaacaatcattttaaatgtggTTTATTGACTGAATAATTATTACGAcagaaaacactgtaaatgttttcagtgatTATGAAATGTGTGTTTGCTGGGGTGGTAACATTTTATAGGCCTATCGATAAAGAAAGTATTGTTTTGGCTATGTCACGATAAGGGGTCACGTTAGGCTAAATCTGGCCCTGGATATAGGCTAAGCCTTTTATCATTTGAAGGTTTCAAATCCATTCAATGTCGACGTCCACAGGAACGGCTCCTGCAAGTTTTGTGATTTGTGTTATATTTATATGATGAATTGAATAGCCAGCTAGAAAAGCGATTCAGTTTATCGCGAGCTGCTCGTGCCAGTTTTTTGTTCTGTGAGTGCGCGGGACTCAACGCTCCGTTTCTTCAGTCAgaacaacaaaacaacagtctGTTAATTTAAATTTGACTAACTTCTCATTATGCCAACTGTGATAAACtttaacaaataggcctactTATTGATTCTTAGATATTTCATATGGTTACACAGGTGACATTCATGGTTTGCGCAAGAGAATAAAAAGGTTTGGGTTGTTTCGTCACACATTTAGCCAGTAtgaatagattattattattttttttctgttgtaaaaTGAGTGCATGTCATGTGGCATTTTTCCTGTTATATTTTCCTACTACcgtcttgtttaaaaaaaaaatattaaaatgatctgGGGTGCTATTTACGACATGATGTGTgtatttaaatgatattaaagTTAGTTTGTTTCTAATCCCTCATTATGTTTTGCTGCCCTCTTTTGGTCAGTCTGGTGAACTACGCCTCTTTGCACAACAACGTCTACTGCAAGCCGCACTTCTGCCAGCTGTTTAAGGCCAAGGGCAACTATGATGAGGGTTTCGGCCACCGACCCCACAAAGAGCTTTGGGAGGTGCGAGGAGAAGGAGCTGAGGAGCAAATTAAACTGTCACCCCAAGAAACCACCTCCAGCCCAACTGTAGAGCAGTCTCCGCTGGTAAAAGTTAACGTGCTTGCAGCCACTTTAGAGACCCGAACCCAGGCCAACTCTGAGAGGATGGAGAAGCCAGTGGAGACAGGACGACTCAAGATCTCCTGGCCTCCACAGTCTGAAGGGGATGAGAGTGCAACCCAAGTGTGTGGATCTGCAGACAGCAGTGGCATCAAACCCATCCGCCCGAAATGGCCTCCAGAGGGCGACGCAGTATCAAGCAACTCAGACCAATCTGATCTCCCAAAGATTCGCAGGAGCGTCTCACTCAAGGAGAGAAGCAAGCCATTTTCCATCTTCAGCTCCCCGCCGGTCACCCAACCCAGCAAGATTAGCCAAAGATCTCCTTCAACTGAGAAGCCAAGCTCGGAGGAGGAAATGTCACCCGTTTCCTCCACCACCGACACGGTGATCTCTTCCGAGGACTTGACCGAACACAACCTATCAGAAGAGGAGGAACAAGGTGAAACCGAAGCCAAGGAGGAACACGATGAGGAAAAGATGGAACAGGAGGAGAAAGTGGAAGCACAAGAAGAGGAGCTATCCTCTCTAAAATGCAGCTCACTAGACAACAGTCCTTCATCGTCGCCCGAGAGCGAGTCTGGGCTGGATCCCGAGGAGAACCAGGCCTCACAAGATGTGGGTTTTTGGGATGAAGAAGAACCCGGAGAAGACCGAGCTGATGTCTCTGTGGAGGACCTCATTAAGAGGAACCGTCATTATtatgatgaggaagaggatgatgtgGTCTGAGTTCTAGATTAGATGTCCATGAACTTTCATTTCCCAGAAGCACCAGCATATTTTCATGTAGTCTCCTGTTCGTGGGTCTTTATCTGTCTTTTGTGCAATTTCATGTTTTCAGCTTCTACATGTGCCTATAAACATAAATGAACTAAAAACCCAGTAGTTGGCAGGTTACTCACAAGGTTTCTCTAGTCTAGAAGATACACTAGAGCTCTTACTGTCTCTTCAAGCCtagttttatgtcattttaattaggactttttctgttttatatatcAATAGGCTGGAATATTTTATTCCGCTGCTGTTCGTTTTCAGAAAAGTTGcatctttaaatgaaaaaaaagaaactaataaGGCCAATCTTACGGTTCAATTTAAGCACccatcttttttttctcacacaagTGGTCTATCACTACTGTAATGCACTTGGATGTACTTTAAAGGTTAAACACCCCTGGCTGTATCACATTAAATAGCATTGGCAACCTTTGAATGTTTTAGTTTACtgcaaaattgtattatttaactattttaaatgtCACCTTTTTATCATAGGACCAAAATATCTTGGAAtacttttgtttcaaataaatttacTATTACAAAATCTGGAGTGAGAGTATAATTTTTCTGCAGATGTACTTATTATATTACACAGAGTGTTTTCCCACTGGACACAATTTGACAACTCAAAATTTTCAGTGATTTGCTATCATTATTAGTATGAACCAAAGCGATCTCATTAACACATAATAATAACAGACGgtctaaatattatttgtatgAATATGGTAGCTGTATCTATTTTGAGCTGAGACAGACATCATCAGTGGGGAAAACCTCAATTTAAATGTCTCTGGTCATGTTTCTTTACACCAAGTAAAAATGTGCACACAAAGCCAAAACAGTCTCTAATTCATTTCTAGTTGacaattatacataaaatacatcaacTTCTTTATACCCTTCAATCAGCAAGCCTAATTTCAATTACTCATGTAACTGGGAGGATTCAAAgggttaatgcttttttttttttttttttttaaatcgcatCCCTGGAGgtataaaatgtatgaaaagGAATTTGACTGCAAGCCCAAGTACAGTTTGTGTGGAAACAACCGTTTCTTTATTATGTACACATTAGCAAAAGAGTGCATGCTACAATTAGAGCAG
It encodes the following:
- the LOC128011512 gene encoding LIM domain and actin-binding protein 1 isoform X1, which gives rise to MAVSSFHRGQWASQSLRVTAKELSIVGVRGKNTAIAERFSKYQKAAEETSSDKKKSLEKSTPSLRNGNLSVLKQLWEQPAETPTSPEPQTHSRQQENHQRQPLDRSLNTSLESTDGQLVDGTETQLLSDSDQAMEKWTQRDVPIERPTVPLNSLKMMFEKGETSHNNVSREPGKTEERGSENMEDKESLDSGVKTESTPLRDRMAMYHAAVTKHDFPSSPTQSEPADNEVRSHSGKQKENVPPLSPDVGSESNTLKSPSSDRNGTVMSPEQNQPKTVRMFRLPVRETCIMCLKTVYPLEKLVANQQIYHNSCFRCAYCNTKLSLVNYASLHNNVYCKPHFCQLFKAKGNYDEGFGHRPHKELWEVRGEGAEEQIKLSPQETTSSPTVEQSPLVKVNVLAATLETRTQANSERMEKPVETGRLKISWPPQSEGDESATQVCGSADSSGIKPIRPKWPPEGDAVSSNSDQSDLPKIRRSVSLKERSKPFSIFSSPPVTQPSKISQRSPSTEKPSSEEEMSPVSSTTDTVISSEDLTEHNLSEEEEQGETEAKEEHDEEKMEQEEKVEAQEEELSSLKCSSLDNSPSSSPESESGLDPEENQASQDVGFWDEEEPGEDRADVSVEDLIKRNRHYYDEEEDDVV
- the LOC128011512 gene encoding LIM domain and actin-binding protein 1 isoform X2 — translated: MAVSSFHRGQWASQSLRVTAKELSIVGVRGKNTAIAERFSKYQKAAEETSSDKKKSLEKSTPSLRNGNLSVLKQLWEQPAETPTSPEPQTHSRQQENHQRQPLDRSLNTSLESTDGQLVDGTETQLLSDSDQAMEKWTQRDVPIERPTVPLNSLKMMFEKGETSHNNVSREPGKTEERGSENMEDKESLDSGVKTESTPLRDRMAMYHAAVTKHDFPSSPTSEPADNEVRSHSGKQKENVPPLSPDVGSESNTLKSPSSDRNGTVMSPEQNQPKTVRMFRLPVRETCIMCLKTVYPLEKLVANQQIYHNSCFRCAYCNTKLSLVNYASLHNNVYCKPHFCQLFKAKGNYDEGFGHRPHKELWEVRGEGAEEQIKLSPQETTSSPTVEQSPLVKVNVLAATLETRTQANSERMEKPVETGRLKISWPPQSEGDESATQVCGSADSSGIKPIRPKWPPEGDAVSSNSDQSDLPKIRRSVSLKERSKPFSIFSSPPVTQPSKISQRSPSTEKPSSEEEMSPVSSTTDTVISSEDLTEHNLSEEEEQGETEAKEEHDEEKMEQEEKVEAQEEELSSLKCSSLDNSPSSSPESESGLDPEENQASQDVGFWDEEEPGEDRADVSVEDLIKRNRHYYDEEEDDVV